From the genome of Ziziphus jujuba cultivar Dongzao chromosome 6, ASM3175591v1, one region includes:
- the LOC107429879 gene encoding probable copper-transporting ATPase HMA5 codes for MATKFINQLRSCICNDESLASMSPRVPHYTPSMTKSPKSLSPHENNNNNYNSEERSDQFMNAVFQVTGMTCSACAASVEKAVKRLAGIRQASVDVLNNRALVLFYPSFVTEEEIRGKIEDAGFQATLIKEESNAKSIQKCRIRIKGMTCTSCSSTVESALNALHGVQSSNVALATEEAQVHYDPKVISYNQLLQTVEDTGFEAMLISIGEDISRIEIEIEGMKTDHSIATITKSLQALPGVQDVDILPELNKISISYKPELTGPRTFIEVIESTGSGHFKAMIYPEGRGKDSYRQQEIKQYYKFFLWGLIFTIPVFLTSMVFMYVPGIKRLLDAKIVNNLTIGGILRWELSTPVQFIVGWRFYIGSYKALRHGSPNMDVLIALGTNAAYFYSVYTVLRAANSRDFNGADFFETSAMLITFILLGKYLEVLAKGKTSEAIAKLMELAPETATLLTLNEEGNVIGELEIDSRLIQKDDVIKVVPGAKVASDGLVIWGESHVNESMITGEAKPVSKRKADSVIGGTVNENGVLHVKATRVGSESALSQIVRLVESAQMAKAPVQKFADRISKYFVPLVITFSFSTWFAWFLAGKLHSYPHSWIPSSMDSFELALQFGISVVVIACPCALGLATPTAVMVGTGVGASQGVLIKGGQALESAHKVNCIVFDKTGTLTVGKPVVVNTRLLKQMLPQEFYELVAATEANSEHPLGKAIIEYAKIFREDAENPLWPEVQDFVSLTGQGVKAMVRNKEIIVGNKSLILEKDITIPTDAEEALAEAEGMAQTGIIVSIDREVAGVIAISDPLKPGSQEVISILKSMKVKSIMVTGDNWGTANSIAKEVGIDTVIAGAKPEQKAEEVKHLQASGYTVAMVGDGINDSPALVAADVGVAIGAGTDIAIEAADIVLMKSNLEDVITAIDLSRKTFLRIRLNYIWALGYNVLGIPIAAGALFPSTGFRLPPWIAGAAMAASSVSVVCCSLLLKNYRRPKKLDNLGIHGIRIE; via the exons ATGGCAACCAAGTTCATTAATCAACTGAGAAGTTGCATTTGCAATGATGAGAGCTTGGCTTCCATGTCTCCAAGAGTACCACACTACACTCCCTCCATGACCAAGAGCCCAAAAAGCTTGTCTCCCCatgaaaacaacaacaacaactacaACTCCGAGGAACGCTCTGATCAGTTTATGAACGCTGTGTTCCAAGTCACCGGAATGACATGCTCTGCATGTGCTGCTTCCGTCGAAAAGGCCGTCAAGAGGCTTGCCGGAATACGCCAAGCCTCGGTCGATGTTCTAAACAATAGAGCTCTTGTTCTATTCTATCCCTCCTTTGTTACT GAGGAAGAGATTCGTGGGAAAATTGAAGATGCTGGATTTCAAGCCACTTTGATCAAAGAAGAGAGTAATGCAAAATCCATACAAAAATGTCGAATTCGTATAAAGGGAATGACTTGCACATCTTGCTCATCCACTGTTGAATCAGCTTTGAATGCACTTCATGGTGTTCAAAGCTCAAATGTGGCTTTAGCAACTGAAGAAGCACAAGTTCATTATGATCCCAAGGTCATCAGCTACAACCAGCTCCTTCAAACCGTAGAAGATACTGGTTTCGAAGCCATGTTAATCAGTATAGGAGAAGATATAAGCaggattgaaattgaaattgaaggaATGAAAACTGACCATTCCATTGCAACCATAACAAAGTCTCTCCAAGCTCTACCAGGTGTTCAAGATGTAGATATACTGCCTGAACTCAATAAAATCTCCATTTCTTACAAACCAGAATTGACAGGACCAAGAACTTTCATTGAAGTAATAGAGTCTACTGGTTCTGGCCATTTCAAAGCCATGATATATCCTGAAGGAAGAGGAAAAGACTCTTATAGACAGCAGGAGATTAAGCAGTACTACAAATTCTTTTTATGGGGCTTGATTTTCACTATTCCAGTATTTTTAACCTCCATGGTTTTCATGTATGTTCCTGGAATAAAGAGACTGTTAGACGCCAAAATTGTTAATAACCTCACTATTGGTGGGATTTTGAGGTGGGAGCTGTCAACTCCGGTGCAATTTATCGTTGGCTGGAGGTTTTATATTGGTTCTTACAAAGCCTTGCGCCATGGTTCTCCTAATATGGATGTTTTGATTGCTTTAGGAACAAATGCAGCTTACTTTTACTCTGTCTACACAGTGTTAAGAGCCGCTAACTCCAGAGACTTCAACGGAGCTGATTTCTTTGAGACCAGTGCAATGCTTATAACATTCATTCTGTTGGGGAAGTATTTGGAGGTTTTGGCTAAGGGAAAGACTTCTGAGGCAATTGCCAAGCTTATGGAGTTAGCACCTGAGACAGCAACATTGTTGACTCTAAATGAGGAAGGAAATGTGATTGGCGAGCTAGAAATTGATAGCCGGTTGATACAAAAGGATGATGTGATAAAGGTTGTTCCTGGTGCAAAAGTAGCCTCGGATGGTTTGGTTATATGGGGGGAAAGTCATGTCAATGAGAGCATGATAACAGGAGAAGCAAAGCCTGTGTCGAAAAGGAAGGCTGATTCAGTAATCGGTGGCACCGTGAATGAGAATGGGGTGTTGCATGTCAAGGCAACAAGAGTTGGATCAGAGAGTGCACTGTCACAGATAGTTCGCCTTGTTGAGTCTGCCCAAATGGCTAAAGCTCCTGTCCAGAAGTTTGCAGACAGGATTTCTAAGTACTTTGTGCCATTG GTTAtcacattttcattttcaacttGGTTTGCCTGGTTTTTGGCAGGAAAGTTGCACAGCTATCCACATTCATGGATACCATCTTCCATGGACAGTTTTGAGCTTGCACTTCAGTTTGGTATATCGGTTGTGGTAATAGCCTGCCCTTGTGCTTTAGGCCTAGCAACTCCTACTGCTGTTATGGTTGGTACAGGAGTTGGTGCATCTCAAGGTGTGCTGATTAAAGGTGGTCAGGCATTAGAAAGTGCTCATAAG GTGAACTGCATTGTGTTTGACAAGACGGGAACTCTCACAGTTGGGAAGCCAGTGGTTGTTAACACAAGACTCTTGAAACAAATGCTACCTCAAGAGTTCTACGAACTTGTTGCTGCAACTGAG GCGAACAGTGAACATCCTCTAGGAAAGGCCATCATTGAGTATGCCAAAATATTCCGTGAAGATGCAGAGAACCCTTTGTGGCCAGAAGTACAAGACTTTGTCTCCCTTACTGGTCAGGGAGTGAAGGCTATGGTTCGGAACAAGGAAATTATTGTGGGAAACAAGAGCTTAATCTTGGAGAAGGACATCACTATCCCGACAGATGCTGAAGAAGCACTTGCGGAAGCTGAAGGAATGGCTCAAACTGGAATTATAGTGTCTATTGACAGAGAAGTAGCAGGGGTTATAGCCATTTCTGATCCATTGAAACCAGGTTCTCAAGAAGTCATTTCTATTCTCAAATCCATGAAAGTTAAGAGCATCATGGTGACAGGTGACAATTGGGGTACGGCCAATTCTATTGCTAAGGAAGTTGGCATTGATACTGTGATTGCGGGAGCCAAACCCGAGCAGAAAGCAGAGGAAGTGAAGCATTTGCAG GCTTCAGGCTATACAGTGGCAATGGTGGGCGACGGAATCAATGACTCACCAGCGCTTGTGGCGGCAGACGTTGGAGTGGCAATTGGTGCTGGCACAGACATAGCAATTGAGGCAGCTGACATTGTTCTTATGAAGAGCAACTTGGAGGATGTGATCACAGCCATTGATCTTTCCAGGAAAACTTTTCTCCGTATTCGTTTGAACTATATCTGGGCATTGGGTTATAATGTGCTTGGCATTCCAATAGCTGCAGGAGCCCTTTTCCCATCCACAGGTTTCCGATTGCCACCATGGATTGCTGGAGCTGCAATGGCAGCCTCCTCTGTTAGTGTTGTTTGCTGTTCTCTTTTGTTGAAGAATTACAGGAGACCAAAGAAACTGGACAATCTTGGGATACATGGAATAAGAATTGAATGA